The following are from one region of the Channa argus isolate prfri chromosome 6, Channa argus male v1.0, whole genome shotgun sequence genome:
- the exoc3l2b gene encoding tumor necrosis factor alpha-induced protein 2 isoform X2 → MPILKNLPVRLKGGGLTLDNALILRRMSLNITPQHHNPFDNDSDSIHGNGGHGNHWSPSSSLLDGEVPRDRNPFEDEEDENEANEGKKGGGGSGKGTFKFTSPLKGLGKLGKTLRMSGKSKGSATPSPQGSLHGTPSPGEKKKRGRRSSEGSLLRFAGKYRDTIGSRKDFNSELQCSESESDSTSRRLSFMKMVGLGKLKRESMADHSSQGPDEELVKEEVLEEVKPREPLSVLEILQLVKKRDLFLADSHILELEQECNESTASDRGSASQLEDVASPSVKDGRRRKAKDVELLYEELQKELWTVVRESLRSPTAGPNLGLVVQVLQQEEQADKDWSLSEGGPPGGPRPRCLKQKWREAVEEAADSSLPQRAEFTAGELDKYLDRLRARVVEDLGAANRNVVSIYPEDYQPFQVYVQSYHQAVARRLQAITDNQLEITDTYSLLDWLHNIYNRDVLGTVCITSPFSRSQFSPLLSAETVDRLELDCLNSVRATVTTELSQVLDEEEKRWMETLHIEEYQINLAKTVIQRLQVDLERSASINKSLGSRVAQCSLNGLADFLYSFQRKVEMFHEGMQNGMFGDNEDGYVSKTIALVNCCPPFRGFVQRCAQCDPSVSEDSLRRANKALDHIVQQGVRVLSERLYMHIRPFFERLVKRKWLSNTEPYEQIEAVIKEDFKKYHRMDSPPYQLLVGEVHRRVMMEYLRSVMRGRIICTSMKMRKRMAGRLRDEGKQIKVLFKDLESPSSWVDSALSHISEIIQLEDVPSIQMEVGVLVREFPDVRKKHVSAILNIRGMTRQAERQEILNVVEDIESTDGHGSARMSRDRALFSEVPVTSEVHCLNVGLSRIALTASSCLTSLRPRRRKTRTHVQENPDDVL, encoded by the exons ATGCCCATCCTCAAAAACCTCCCAGTCCGTCTGAAAGGCGGTGGCCTGACTCTAGACAACGCTTTGATCCTGCGCAGGATGAGTCTCAACATCACCCCCCAGCATCACAACCCCTTCGACAACGACAGTGATAGCATTCATGGCAACGGGGGCCATGGCAACCACTGGTCGCCCAGCAGCTCGCTCTTGGACGGCGAAGTGCCGAGAGATCGCAACCCTTTCGAGGACGAGGAAGATGAGAACGAGGCCAATGAGGGTaaaaagggaggaggaggttcAGGGAAGGGAACATTCAAATTCACCTCCCCGTTAAAGGGACTAGGGAAGCTGGGGAAGACCCTGAGGATGTCAGGGAAAAGTAAAGGAAGTGCGACCCCCTCCCCACAGGGATCACTGCATGGAACGCCCTCACctggagagaagaagaagaggggaaGGAGGAGCTCTGAAGGGAGTCTGCTCAG GTTTGCTGGAAAATATCGGGACACCATTGGATCCCGGAAGGACTTCAACAGCGAGCTGCAGTGTTCTGAGAGCGAGTCCGACTCCACCAGCCGACGCCTGTCCTTCATGAAGATGGTGGGTCTAGGGAAGCTGAAGAGGGAGTCCATGGCCGACCACTCGTCTCAGGGCCCCGATGAAGAGCTGGTGAAAGAGGAGGTGCTGGAAGAGGTCAAACCCAGAGAGCCTCTGTCAG TCCTAGAGATTCTGCAGCTGGTGAAGAAGCGGGACCTGTTTCTGGCTGACTCTCACATCCTGGAACTGGAGCAGGAATGTAACGAGTCCACCGCCTCTGACCGGGGCTCTGCCTCACAGCTGGAGGACGTCGCCAGCCCAAGCGTCAAAGACGGCAGACGGAGGAAGGCGAAGGATGTGGAGCTGCTGTACGAGGAGCTGCAGAAGGAGCTGTGGACTGTGGTCAGGGAGTCTCTCCGGTCCCCGACAGCAGGGCCCAACCTGGGCTTGGTGGTCCAG GtgctgcagcaggaggagcaggcTGATAAAGACTGGTCCCTCAGCGAGGGGGGGCCCCCCGGGGGCCCGAGGCCTCGATGTCTGAAGCAGAAGTGGAGGGAGGCGGTTGAGGAAGCGGCCGACAGCTCCCTGCCACAGAGAGCGGAGTTCACAGCCGGGGAGCTGGACAAGTACCTGGACCGGCTGCGAGCCCGGGTAGTGGAGGACCTTGGGGCCGCCAACAGGAATGTGGTGTCCATTTATCCCGAGGACTACCAGCCTTTTCAG GTGTATGTGCAGAGTTACCATCAGGCGGTTGCTAGGAGACTGCAGGCCATCACTGACAACCAGCTGGAGATCACTGACACCTACTCTCTGCTGGACTGGCTACACAACATATACAACag agacGTCCTGGGAACGGTGTGCATCACAAGTCCATTCAGCCGCTCTCAGTTCAGTCCTCTGCTGTCTGCAGAGACTGTGGACCGGCTGGAGCTTGACTGTCTCAACTCCGTCAGG GCCACAGTAACCACGGAGCTGAGTCAGGTCctggatgaggaggagaagaggtggATGGAGACGCTGCACATAGAGGAGTATCAGATCAATCTGGCCAAGACGGTCATACAG agGCTGCAGGTGGACCTGGAGCGATCTGCCTCCATCAACAAGAGTCTGGGATCCAGAGTGGCTCAATGCAGCCTCAACGGTCTGGCGGACTTTCTCTACAG TTTCCAGCGTAAAGTTGAGATGTTTCACGAGGGGATGCAGAACGGCATGTTTGGAGACAACGAGGATGGATACGTGTCCAAAACCATCGCCCTGGTCAACTGCTGCCCCCCCTTTAg GGGTTTCGTGCAGCGCTGTGCTCAGTGTGATCCATCGGTCAGCGAGGACTCTCTGCGTCGAGCCAACAAAGCACTGGACCACATCGTGCAGCAGGGAGTCAGGGTGCTGTCTGAACGCCTCTACATGCACATCAGG ccgTTCTTTGAGCGTCTGGTGAAGAGGAAGTGGCTCAGCAACACGGAGCCGTACGAACAGATTGAAGCAGTCATCAAAGAAGACTTTAAGAAGTACCACAGGATGGACAGTCCTCCGTACCAG CTGCTGGTGGGCGAGGTCCACCGGCGGGTGATGATGGAGTACCTCCGCTCTGTCATGCGAGGCAGAATCATCTGCACGTCcatgaagatgaggaagaggatggcAGGACGGCTCAGAGATGAAGGCAAACAGATCAAAGTCCTCTTCAAAGACCTG GAGTCTCCGTCCAGCTGGGTGGACAGCGCTCTGTCCCACATCTCAGAGATCATCCAACTGGAGGATGTCCCCTCCATCCAGATGGAGGTGGGAGTTCTGGTCAGAGAGTTTCCAGACGTGAG GAAGAAGCATGTGTCGGCCATCTTGAACATCCGGGGCATGACTCGGCAGGCGGAGCGTCAGGAGATCCTTAACGTCGTCGAAGACATCGAGAGCACTGACGGCCACGGCTCAGCCCGGATGTCCCGAGACCGTGCCCTCTTCTCCGAGGTGCCGGTCACCTCTGAGGTCCACTGCCTGAATGTGGGCCTGAGCCGCATTGCCCTCACCGCCTCGTCCTGCTTAACGTCGCTGCGCCCGCGCAGACGCAAAACCCGAACGCACGTCCAGGAGAACCCTGACGATGTTCTCTGA
- the exoc3l2b gene encoding tumor necrosis factor alpha-induced protein 2 isoform X1 — protein MLFLRSCPPFSSSKMPILKNLPVRLKGGGLTLDNALILRRMSLNITPQHHNPFDNDSDSIHGNGGHGNHWSPSSSLLDGEVPRDRNPFEDEEDENEANEGKKGGGGSGKGTFKFTSPLKGLGKLGKTLRMSGKSKGSATPSPQGSLHGTPSPGEKKKRGRRSSEGSLLRFAGKYRDTIGSRKDFNSELQCSESESDSTSRRLSFMKMVGLGKLKRESMADHSSQGPDEELVKEEVLEEVKPREPLSVLEILQLVKKRDLFLADSHILELEQECNESTASDRGSASQLEDVASPSVKDGRRRKAKDVELLYEELQKELWTVVRESLRSPTAGPNLGLVVQVLQQEEQADKDWSLSEGGPPGGPRPRCLKQKWREAVEEAADSSLPQRAEFTAGELDKYLDRLRARVVEDLGAANRNVVSIYPEDYQPFQVYVQSYHQAVARRLQAITDNQLEITDTYSLLDWLHNIYNRDVLGTVCITSPFSRSQFSPLLSAETVDRLELDCLNSVRATVTTELSQVLDEEEKRWMETLHIEEYQINLAKTVIQRLQVDLERSASINKSLGSRVAQCSLNGLADFLYSFQRKVEMFHEGMQNGMFGDNEDGYVSKTIALVNCCPPFRGFVQRCAQCDPSVSEDSLRRANKALDHIVQQGVRVLSERLYMHIRPFFERLVKRKWLSNTEPYEQIEAVIKEDFKKYHRMDSPPYQLLVGEVHRRVMMEYLRSVMRGRIICTSMKMRKRMAGRLRDEGKQIKVLFKDLESPSSWVDSALSHISEIIQLEDVPSIQMEVGVLVREFPDVRKKHVSAILNIRGMTRQAERQEILNVVEDIESTDGHGSARMSRDRALFSEVPVTSEVHCLNVGLSRIALTASSCLTSLRPRRRKTRTHVQENPDDVL, from the exons GTTCCTCCGTTCCTGCCCCCCCTTCTCCAGCTCCAAGATGCCCATCCTCAAAAACCTCCCAGTCCGTCTGAAAGGCGGTGGCCTGACTCTAGACAACGCTTTGATCCTGCGCAGGATGAGTCTCAACATCACCCCCCAGCATCACAACCCCTTCGACAACGACAGTGATAGCATTCATGGCAACGGGGGCCATGGCAACCACTGGTCGCCCAGCAGCTCGCTCTTGGACGGCGAAGTGCCGAGAGATCGCAACCCTTTCGAGGACGAGGAAGATGAGAACGAGGCCAATGAGGGTaaaaagggaggaggaggttcAGGGAAGGGAACATTCAAATTCACCTCCCCGTTAAAGGGACTAGGGAAGCTGGGGAAGACCCTGAGGATGTCAGGGAAAAGTAAAGGAAGTGCGACCCCCTCCCCACAGGGATCACTGCATGGAACGCCCTCACctggagagaagaagaagaggggaaGGAGGAGCTCTGAAGGGAGTCTGCTCAG GTTTGCTGGAAAATATCGGGACACCATTGGATCCCGGAAGGACTTCAACAGCGAGCTGCAGTGTTCTGAGAGCGAGTCCGACTCCACCAGCCGACGCCTGTCCTTCATGAAGATGGTGGGTCTAGGGAAGCTGAAGAGGGAGTCCATGGCCGACCACTCGTCTCAGGGCCCCGATGAAGAGCTGGTGAAAGAGGAGGTGCTGGAAGAGGTCAAACCCAGAGAGCCTCTGTCAG TCCTAGAGATTCTGCAGCTGGTGAAGAAGCGGGACCTGTTTCTGGCTGACTCTCACATCCTGGAACTGGAGCAGGAATGTAACGAGTCCACCGCCTCTGACCGGGGCTCTGCCTCACAGCTGGAGGACGTCGCCAGCCCAAGCGTCAAAGACGGCAGACGGAGGAAGGCGAAGGATGTGGAGCTGCTGTACGAGGAGCTGCAGAAGGAGCTGTGGACTGTGGTCAGGGAGTCTCTCCGGTCCCCGACAGCAGGGCCCAACCTGGGCTTGGTGGTCCAG GtgctgcagcaggaggagcaggcTGATAAAGACTGGTCCCTCAGCGAGGGGGGGCCCCCCGGGGGCCCGAGGCCTCGATGTCTGAAGCAGAAGTGGAGGGAGGCGGTTGAGGAAGCGGCCGACAGCTCCCTGCCACAGAGAGCGGAGTTCACAGCCGGGGAGCTGGACAAGTACCTGGACCGGCTGCGAGCCCGGGTAGTGGAGGACCTTGGGGCCGCCAACAGGAATGTGGTGTCCATTTATCCCGAGGACTACCAGCCTTTTCAG GTGTATGTGCAGAGTTACCATCAGGCGGTTGCTAGGAGACTGCAGGCCATCACTGACAACCAGCTGGAGATCACTGACACCTACTCTCTGCTGGACTGGCTACACAACATATACAACag agacGTCCTGGGAACGGTGTGCATCACAAGTCCATTCAGCCGCTCTCAGTTCAGTCCTCTGCTGTCTGCAGAGACTGTGGACCGGCTGGAGCTTGACTGTCTCAACTCCGTCAGG GCCACAGTAACCACGGAGCTGAGTCAGGTCctggatgaggaggagaagaggtggATGGAGACGCTGCACATAGAGGAGTATCAGATCAATCTGGCCAAGACGGTCATACAG agGCTGCAGGTGGACCTGGAGCGATCTGCCTCCATCAACAAGAGTCTGGGATCCAGAGTGGCTCAATGCAGCCTCAACGGTCTGGCGGACTTTCTCTACAG TTTCCAGCGTAAAGTTGAGATGTTTCACGAGGGGATGCAGAACGGCATGTTTGGAGACAACGAGGATGGATACGTGTCCAAAACCATCGCCCTGGTCAACTGCTGCCCCCCCTTTAg GGGTTTCGTGCAGCGCTGTGCTCAGTGTGATCCATCGGTCAGCGAGGACTCTCTGCGTCGAGCCAACAAAGCACTGGACCACATCGTGCAGCAGGGAGTCAGGGTGCTGTCTGAACGCCTCTACATGCACATCAGG ccgTTCTTTGAGCGTCTGGTGAAGAGGAAGTGGCTCAGCAACACGGAGCCGTACGAACAGATTGAAGCAGTCATCAAAGAAGACTTTAAGAAGTACCACAGGATGGACAGTCCTCCGTACCAG CTGCTGGTGGGCGAGGTCCACCGGCGGGTGATGATGGAGTACCTCCGCTCTGTCATGCGAGGCAGAATCATCTGCACGTCcatgaagatgaggaagaggatggcAGGACGGCTCAGAGATGAAGGCAAACAGATCAAAGTCCTCTTCAAAGACCTG GAGTCTCCGTCCAGCTGGGTGGACAGCGCTCTGTCCCACATCTCAGAGATCATCCAACTGGAGGATGTCCCCTCCATCCAGATGGAGGTGGGAGTTCTGGTCAGAGAGTTTCCAGACGTGAG GAAGAAGCATGTGTCGGCCATCTTGAACATCCGGGGCATGACTCGGCAGGCGGAGCGTCAGGAGATCCTTAACGTCGTCGAAGACATCGAGAGCACTGACGGCCACGGCTCAGCCCGGATGTCCCGAGACCGTGCCCTCTTCTCCGAGGTGCCGGTCACCTCTGAGGTCCACTGCCTGAATGTGGGCCTGAGCCGCATTGCCCTCACCGCCTCGTCCTGCTTAACGTCGCTGCGCCCGCGCAGACGCAAAACCCGAACGCACGTCCAGGAGAACCCTGACGATGTTCTCTGA